The following proteins are co-located in the Hemitrygon akajei chromosome 25, sHemAka1.3, whole genome shotgun sequence genome:
- the LOC140716403 gene encoding uncharacterized protein yields the protein MDEDGGGGKKAEEEPAPNPGTGPRAHPARDKGTQTAVEKPFKCGDCGKGFGTQSELDSHRRCHTGERPFACVVCGKGFSRSSDLRVHQRVHTGERPFTCPVCDKSFTRSSHLLTHQRVHTGERPYSCSVCGKGFTQLSNRLRHQRLHTGERPFSCPVCRKGFTDSSTLLRHRRLHTEERPFVCSVCGKGFTRSPHLLTHQRVHTGERPFACSVCGRKFTQSSHLLTHQHSHSGERPFRCSVCGRGFAQLSLLLAHQHVHAENNPVRYPEEEEEEERRRQQEGEGAAAGEGEAVAGEGLDPSSAPPLISPTAPASLLLTGRPSRAGERPFKCSVCAKAFTCLSHLLRHLRVHSGERPFQCSVCEKGFTQSSSLLTHQRIHTGERPFSCSECGKGFSRSSHLLRHQRVHV from the coding sequence ATGGACGAGGACGGCGGCGGGGGCAAGAAGGCCGAGGAGGAGCCGGCGCCGAATCCGGGCACCGGGCCGCGGGCCCACCCGGCGAGAGACAAGGGCACCCAGACGGCCGTCGAGAAGCCCTTCAAGTGCGGGGACTGCGGCAAGGGCTTCGGCACCCAGTCTGAGCTGGACAGCCACCGGCGCTGTCACACCGGCGAGCGCCCGTTCGCCTGCGTGGTCTGCGGCAAGGGCTTCAGCCGCTCCTCCGACCTGCGGGTGCACCAGCGGGTGCACACGGGCGAGCGGCCCTTCACCTGCCCCGTCTGCGACAAGAGCTTCACCCGCTCCTCGCACCTGCTGACCCACCAGCGCGTGCACACCGGCGAGCGGCCCTACAGCTGCTCCGTCTGCGGCAAGGGCTTCACCCAGCTCTCCAACCGGCTGCGGCACCAGCGGCTGCACACCGGCGAGCGGCCCTTCTCCTGCCCCGTCTGCCGCAAGGGCTTCACCGACTCCTCCACGCTGCTGCGGCACCGCCGCCTCCACACCGAGGAGCGGCCCTTCGTCTGCTCCGTCTGCGGCAAGGGCTTCACCCGCTCGCCGCACCTGCTCACCCACCAGCGCGTGCACACCGGCGAGCGGCCCTTCGCCTGCTCCGTCTGCGGCCGCAAGTTCACCCAGTCCTCCCACCTGCTCACCCACCAGCACAGCCACAGCGGCGAGCGCCCCTTCCGCTGCTCCGTCTGCGGCCGCGGCTTCGCCCAGCTCTCGCTGCTGCTGGCCCACCAGCACGTGCACGCCGAGAACAACCCCGTCCGCTAcccggaggaggaggaggaggaggagcgcCGGCGGCAGCAGGAGGGCGAGGGGGCGGCGGCCGGGGAGGGGGAGGCGGTCGCCGGGGAAGGCCTGGACCCCAGCTCCGCGCCGCCCCTCATCTCCCCCACTGCCCCCGCCTCCCTCCTGCTGACCGGCCGCCCGTCCCGCGCCGGCGAGCGGCCCTTCAAGTGCTCGGTGTGCGCCAAGGCCTTCACCTGCCTGTCGCACCTGCTGCGGCACCTACGGGTGCACAGCGGCGAGCGGCCCTTCCAATGCTCTGTCTGCGAGAAGGGCTTCACCCAGTCCTCCTCGCTGCTCACCCACCAGCGCATCCACACCGGGGAGCGTCCCTTCTCCTGCTCCGAGTGCGGCAAGGGTTTCTCCCGCTCCTCCCACCTGCTGAGGCACCAGCGGGTCCACGTCTGA